The Dunckerocampus dactyliophorus isolate RoL2022-P2 chromosome 1, RoL_Ddac_1.1, whole genome shotgun sequence genome has a segment encoding these proteins:
- the smim29 gene encoding small integral membrane protein 29, translating into MNSTTPSPTINGDVAVSYVLVPFFLITIFGIAVAVILYIRKKRRIDRLRHQLLPIYSYDPSEEVNEAEQEMLWREEDTRVVQGWARSYQQRRPLLSKDA; encoded by the exons ATGAACAGTACCACTCCGTCCCCCACAATCAATGGGGATGTGGCAGTCAGCTATGTGTTGgtgccattttttctcatcaccaTATTTGGAATAGCTGTAGCTGTG ATATTGTACATTCGTAAGAAAAGGAG AATTGACAGACTCCGCCATCAGCTGCTACCAATATATTCATATGACCCCTCAGAGGAGGTGAATGAAGCTGAGCAAGAGATGCTGTGGAGAGAAGAGGACACTAGG GTTGTTCAAGGTTGGGCACGAAGTTACCAACAGCGGCGCCCTCTTCTGTCCAAAGATGCTTGA